A genomic window from Spiroplasma helicoides includes:
- the rseP gene encoding RIP metalloprotease RseP has protein sequence MDAGLFLLGFFVGILVLLILVTVHEFGHFIIAKLSGAYVYEFAIGFGPRLFTFKGKETWVSIRIFPLGGFCSIASEKVDPPSDREDVDVPPERYMDYIARWKKLLFILFGPLMNLFVAIFLFTIIFAATQSKLDDMSFYGAKYGQNQIAYKLINEKALEVEKEKDSSLTKENFSIDQSYVIWGWKLVANSETSTDGQTKSEQVVLFNNIDNTNPELNNEKINDSDNQQAATYEKTVYNFINNLTLGKEKEGLQIQFSFKHVDKFSGRALDGYNSPIVTRFSTSDEYNKDSLSVGIAPPIRYYANSSIAYLAGWKETFTQSISILKSIGMIFTGSFSNLSGPVGVATQTANMLGDAHKFFLYVAMISANLFIINLIFIPPLDGYKVIEIIIEMIIRKELSQKYKIIVYSIGAILFLTIFATVTILDFIRG, from the coding sequence ATGGATGCTGGTTTATTTTTATTAGGTTTTTTTGTAGGAATTTTAGTCTTACTAATTCTTGTAACAGTTCATGAATTTGGACATTTTATTATTGCTAAATTATCAGGTGCCTATGTCTATGAATTTGCAATTGGTTTTGGGCCTAGACTTTTTACATTCAAAGGTAAAGAAACTTGAGTTTCTATAAGAATCTTTCCGCTAGGGGGATTTTGTTCTATTGCATCAGAAAAAGTTGATCCACCTTCAGATAGAGAAGATGTTGATGTTCCGCCAGAAAGGTATATGGATTACATTGCAAGATGAAAAAAATTATTATTTATCTTATTTGGACCATTAATGAACTTGTTTGTAGCAATTTTTTTATTTACTATTATTTTTGCAGCAACTCAATCTAAACTTGATGATATGAGTTTTTATGGAGCAAAATATGGTCAAAATCAAATTGCATATAAATTAATCAATGAAAAAGCATTAGAAGTTGAAAAAGAAAAAGATAGTTCTCTGACAAAAGAAAATTTCTCAATCGATCAAAGTTATGTTATTTGAGGTTGAAAATTGGTTGCTAATTCTGAGACTTCAACAGATGGTCAAACAAAAAGTGAGCAAGTTGTATTATTTAATAATATTGATAATACTAATCCAGAATTAAATAATGAAAAAATTAATGATTCAGACAATCAACAAGCAGCAACTTATGAAAAAACTGTTTATAACTTTATTAACAATTTAACTTTAGGAAAAGAAAAAGAAGGTTTACAAATTCAATTTAGTTTTAAACACGTTGATAAATTTTCTGGAAGAGCACTTGATGGTTACAACTCTCCAATAGTTACTAGATTTTCTACAAGTGATGAATATAATAAAGATTCATTATCAGTGGGTATAGCACCACCAATAAGATATTATGCAAATTCTTCAATCGCTTATTTAGCTGGTTGAAAAGAAACTTTCACTCAATCTATATCAATTTTAAAGTCTATTGGAATGATATTTACAGGTAGTTTTAGTAATTTATCAGGACCAGTTGGAGTTGCAACTCAAACAGCAAATATGTTAGGTGATGCACATAAGTTTTTCTTATACGTTGCAATGATTAGTGCAAACTTATTTATTATTAACTTAATATTTATTCCGCCACTTGATGGATATAAGGTCATTGAAATAATAATTGAAATGATTATAAGAAAAGAATTATCTCAAAAATACAAAATTATTGTTTACTCAATTGGTGCAATATTATTTTTAACAATTTTTGCAACAGTAACAATTCTAGATTTTATACGGGGCTAA